From the genome of Halichoerus grypus chromosome X, mHalGry1.hap1.1, whole genome shotgun sequence:
TAAATATGTGTGGGCATTTGTCCATGTACATATAAGGTGAATGTTAAATTTGGGTGGTGATAGTAGGCAATGGTGAAGAAGCTCTCTGAGAAAACAATAATTACAGTTGTATGCtaccattttaatatttgttcagttctatctcaaattattttacttttattacttccttttcatgagtttaatttttattttgaatttaaacatagcatatttataatagttgaaacttttttttaggCACAGGAATTTTTATCTAGTTGTAAGCATACAATGCAACTTGCAttgtctttaaaatgatttttattgaattatgaaaaacatttcagatattAAATTTAGCAAAGTCTCTAGAAACTGCTAGTAGGACTTTGTGTAGCCTGCCAATATATGTTTGTTATCATTGTCAGGATCCTGTGAACTTGGAATCTGATCATAGTAACAATATTCTTATCTACAGAGATGGATGTTAAAAAAGTGCAAAAAAATGCAAGCGTTGTCTTTTTTCAATTGCTGACTCAATACAGATCAGGGCCTTGATATTTTAATGATCTGTTTGTAATAGCACAGTGTAACAGAGGTTTTCTTATGAGTTGTTCCTCTTTCTTAAAGATGTTTCTTTCTGATATATCCTATTATCTTTCTGATATATCCATTCTGCAACTCCATCTAACACTACTAAATAttatattcatgatttttttttcaatttggtaGTCAAgttatgaatatttaaaagttaaattttaaaatgaattcatcCCAATTGGACTTAATTCCCATGAAAGCTGCAGGAATGTTCTCTAAATTCAACAAAATTGTTGAAACTACTCCCACAAATGGGACATAAATATTTCCAACCATCATCGGTGCTTATGATCACAACCCTCATGCTATGGTGAGATCTCAAATGATCCTCAAAAGCTTTTCTATTAAGTGTGTTTTGAATTTGGGACCATGGGATATAGAACACAGGCCTCACAAAAATATGGAAGCCATCTTTCCCTTTAGCACAGGTTGATTTGTAAAATTTTCCTGATGTCATTCTTTCAATGAGGGGATGGTAGTAGTATACCCTTAAAGGTCTTCCAAATATTATGGCTCTCTCCCCATGGGTTAGGACATTTGGACAAGGAAGAAATGCTGTATATTTTAGCTTTACCCACATGGTATTTTGACAACCTGCAGCCTGAGAGAAATGTCTCCCACACAGCAGACAGAGAATCATTCTCTTTACTTCATGATTGTTAATGAATGGGATTCTCCACAAAATTGAGAGTTGGAGAGGAATTTTGTAATTTATGGTGCTATTATAGAAATCACTTGTTTTCACCCCCACTTTCCCTGAGTGGAATCTTGTTCTGTTAGTTAAAGGATTGTTGTTATTGCTTTTTCTAGTGAGA
Proteins encoded in this window:
- the CPXCR1 gene encoding CPX chromosomal region candidate gene 1 protein, which encodes MGKDMKMYVSHVNAYQRVASAEEKFNNQVDKKTHSVDTSHSLPTATTVIDQWTYKPSGHGGRGSDAAENDLKNLENEVPHECSTDIRPSFADSNIITHVESNPVNRELDIPTSQGHVKKDLSHVRARENYLSEYLTRKSNNNNPLTNRTRFHSGKVGVKTSDFYNSTINYKIPLQLSILWRIPFINNHEVKRMILCLLCGRHFSQAAGCQNTMWVKLKYTAFLPCPNVLTHGERAIIFGRPLRVYYYHPLIERMTSGKFYKSTCAKGKDGFHIFVRPVFYIPWSQIQNTLNRKAFEDHLRSHHSMRVVIISTDDGWKYLCPICGSSFNNFVEFREHSCSFHGN